From one Trifolium pratense cultivar HEN17-A07 linkage group LG1, ARS_RC_1.1, whole genome shotgun sequence genomic stretch:
- the LOC123896479 gene encoding E3 ubiquitin-protein ligase SINAT2-like, translating into MDLGGTGSSFKEVLESNLIFSDFETSKSKSEANYNSTFAKSRTYLDGKNGNHSKNGVYDLLECPVCKNLMYPPIHQCPNGHTLCSNCKIVVHNRCPTCHRDLGNIRCLALEKVAESMELPCRYHNLGCHDIFAYHTKLKHEQNCQFRPYNCPYAGSECSMMCDIPTLMTHLKEDHKVDIHDGFTFNHRYVKSNPHEVENATWMLTVFNCFGKHFCLHFEAFLLGTSPVYMAFLRFLGDEKEAKKFRYSLEVGANSRKLIWQGIPRSIRESHRKVRDSQDGLIIQRNLALYFSGGDKQQLKLRVTGRIWKEE; encoded by the exons ATGGATCTAGGAGGCACTGGCAGTTCTTTCAAAGAAGTTCTTGAGTCTAACCTGATATTTTCAGATTTTGAGACATCTAAGTCTAAATCTGAGGCCAACTATAATAGTACATTTGCTAAATCAAGGACTTATTTGGATGGTAAGAATGGGAATCATTCAAAGAATGGTGTCTATGACCTACTAGAGTGTCCTGTTTGCAAGAATTTAATGTATCCCCCAATTCATCAG TGCCCAAATGGCCACACATTATGTTCCAATTGTAAGATTGTAGTGCATAATCGTTGCCCAACATGTCATCGTGATCTTGGGAATATAAGGTGTTTGGCTTTAGAGAAAGTCGCAGAATCAATGGAGCTTCCATGCAGATACCATAATCTAGGTTGTCATGATATATTCGCATACCACACTAAGCTAAAGCATGAGCAGAATTGTCAATTTCGTCCATACAATTGCCCATATGCTGGATCAGAGTGCTCTATGATGTGTGACATTCCAACACTTATGACCCATCTCAAGGAGGATCACAAGGTCGACATACATGACGGATTCACCTTTAACCATCGATATGTCAAATCAAATCCACATGAAGTTGAAAATGCCACATGGATGCTAACC gtttttaattgttttggaaaGCATTTTTGCTTGCACTTCGAGGCGTTTCTACTTGGCACATCTCCAGTTTATATGGCATTTTTACGATTTTTGGGTGATGAGAAAGAGGCAAAGAAATTCAGGTATAGTTTAGAGGTTGGGGCAAATAGCCGCAAACTAATATGGCAGGGAATTCCAAGGAGCATTCGCGAGAGTCATAGAAAAGTCCGTGACAGTCAAGATGGACTCATCATTCAAAGAAATCTAGCTCTTTATTTTTCAGGTGGTGATAAACAACAATTAAAGTTGAGGGTCACAGGTCGTATATGGAAAGAagaatga
- the LOC123906403 gene encoding protein FAR-RED IMPAIRED RESPONSE 1-like, producing MEVDGNGEHVVDGIEEQAFNETVDNDSCAVEVNDKEPYTGMKFGSQENAHSFYRDYAKVVGFGISTKHSRRSKASRQFIDVTYACTRYGKQRESIAQNPRPCLKVECEASLRIKRNCDGNWIVHNFIKHHNHELFPGYAHYFPCHRGINKAQKHCIENWQHAGVRTSQIYDAMAKQHGGYENIGCLEKDIRNHLDKGRRLALESGDANAMLECFMHMQEENPKFFYAIDLDDEDRIKNVFWVDAKGRDDYQEFGDVISFDTTYITNKYKMPFAPFIGVNNHFQSRLLGCALLSDESTHTFTWLMKTWLRAMGGKPPSDPQEKKTKGAPRRIKSGIEKGRKRTSNDKKKKANQECSRS from the exons ATGGAAGTTGATGGAAATGGAGAGCATGTTGTTGATGGGATTGAAGAGCAAGCTTTCAATGAAACTGTCGACAATGATTCATGTGCTGTTGAGGTTAATGATAAAGAACCATACACTGGAATGAAATTTGGTTCACAAGAAAATGCTCATTCATTTTACAGGGATTATGCTAAAGTTGTCGGGTTTGGAATATCAACTAAACATAGTCGTCGTTCAAAAGCTTCGAGACAGTTTATTGATGTGACTTATGCTTGCACAAGATATGGGAAGCAGCGGGAATCCATTGCACAAAATCCACGTCCTTGTTTGAAGGTGGAATGTGAGGCTAGCTTACgtataaaaagaaattgtgaCGGAAACTGGATTGTTCACAATTTCATTAAACATCATAACCATGAACTTTTTCCAGGATATGCACATTATTTTCCTTGTCATAGAGGAATCAATAAAGCTCAAAAGCATTGTATTGAAAATTGGCAACATGCTGGAGTGAGAACAAGCCAAATTTACGATGCAATGGCCAAACAACATGGAGGATATGAAAACATTGGTTGCTTGGAGAAAGATATCAGAAATCATTTAGATAAAGGTCGGCGCTTGGCTTTAGAATCAGGAGATGCAAATGCAATGTTGGAGTGTTTTATGCACATGCAAGAAGAAAACCCAAAATTCTTTTATGCAATAGATTTGGATGATGAGGATCgtataaaaaatgtattttgggTTGATGCAAAAGGTAGAGATGACTATCAAGAGTTTGGAGATGTGATTTCGTTTGATACCACATATATCACAAATAAGTACAAAATGCCATTTGCTCCTTTTATTGGTGTAAACAATCACTTTCAATCAAGGTTACTTGGTTGTGCATTACTCTCAGATGAGTCCACACATACTTTCACATGGTTGATGAAAACATGGCTCAGAGCAATGGGTGGAAAACCTCCGA GTGATCCTcaagagaaaaaaacaaaaggtgCTCCAAGAAGAATTAAGAGTGGAATAGAGAAAGGTCGTAAAAGAACatctaatgataaaaaaaagaag
- the LOC123898720 gene encoding activator of 90 kDa heat shock protein ATPase homolog, translated as MAKYGEGDKRWIVEDRPDGTNVHNWHWSETNCLEWSRTFFNNLFNNLKILDGEGGFYIAVKKVEKVDGEAYVNVRKGKIIPGYEISVLISWEGEARDSDGKILHKVSGNVEIPYISDENADEDPEIRVSVKDEGKIGKTMKEAVIVKGKALILEKVRVWVESMSRGGPVKDELETKKVPPQKAAKKKEEEAVFAVTAAKEKEKKKEEGKKGCKTIRLNEKFNCRAKDLFEIMMDENRWKGFTQSNARISKEVGGEISIFDGSVTGANLELEEGKLIVQRWRFGSWPDGMQSMVRIVFEEPESGVTVVKLTHTDVPEEDRYGNATVVENTERGWRDLIFQRIRSVFGFGM; from the exons ATGGCGAAATACGGCGAAGGTGACAAACGTTGGATCGTAGAAGACAGACCAGACGGAACAAACGTCCATAACTGGCACTGGTCAGAAACGAATTGTCTAGAATGGTCTAGAACCTTCTTCAATAATCTCTTCAACAACCTCAAAATCCTCGACGGTGAAGGTGGATTTTACATCGCCGtcaaaaaagttgaaaaagttGATGGTGAAGCTTATGTTAATGTTCGTAAGGGGAAGATTATTCCTGGATATGAAATCAGTGTGTTGATTTCATGGGAAGGTGAAGCGAGAGATTCTGATGGGAAGATCTTGCATAAGGTTAGTGGTAATGTTGAGATTCCTTATATTTCTGATGAGAATGCTGATGAGGATCCTGAAATTAGGGTTAGTGTTAAAGATGAAGGGAAAATTGGGAAGACTATGAAGGAAGCGGTTATTGTGAAAGGGAAGGCTTTGATTTTGGAGAAAGTTAGGGTTTGGGTTGAGAGTATGTCCAGAGGAGGACCGGTTAAAGATGAGCTGGAGACTAAGAAGGTTCCGCCCCAGAAGGCGGCgaagaagaaggaagaggaAGCTGTTTTTGCGGTTACGGCGGCGAAGGAGAAGgaaaagaagaaggaagaagggAAGAAGGGTTGTAAAACGATTAGATTGAATGAGAAGTTTAATTGTAGGGCGAAGGATTTGTTTGAGATAATGATGGATGAGAATAGATGGAAGGGTTTTACTCAGAGTAATGCAAGGATTAGTAAAGAGGTTGGTGGTGAGATTAGTATTTTTGATGGGTCTGTTACAGGGGCAAATTTGGAATTGGAGGAAGGGAAGTTGATTGTTCAGAGATGGAGATTTGGAAGCTGGCCAGATGGAATGCAATCAATG GTGAGAATTGTGTTTGAGGAGCCAGAATCCGGAGTTACGGTTGTGAAGCTAACACACACTGATGTGCCTGAAGAAGACAG ATATGGGAATGCGACTGTCGTAGAGAATACAGAAAGGGGATGGAGAGATCTCATTTTCCAAAGGATTCGGTCTGTGTTTGGTTTTGGAATGTGA